ACCCGCACCGCAACTACCTCGCCATCGATATCTTCAACCGCGGCTGCCACAAAACCTGCCGCAAACTCGAAGACGAAGGCATTAGCAACGTGCGGGTGGTGCGCGCCGAAGCGCGCCATTTTCTCAGCCACCATATCCGCCCGGCGAGTCTCGGCGAAATTTTCATCAACTGTCCCGATCCCTGGCCGAAAAAACGCCACCGGCGGCGCAGGCTGGTCAGTGCCGAATTTCTTCCCCTGATGGACTTCGCCCTGCGCGCGGATGGGGATTTTTATTTCAGCTCCGATGTCGCGGACTATGCCCGGGATGTGGCACACCTGCTAAGCGAACATCCGGGCTATGGACCCGCCCACGCAGCGCCTCTGCTCAACGAGTTGCCCGATTATCCGCGCTCGAAATATATGCTGCGCTCCCTCGAACAGGGCGGCCCCATGTATTTCGTCCATTTCCGCCGTCAGGCGCGGAACGTTGAGGTCGCTCCACCTCTCGTCGGCCCCGGCTTTCGCGTGAACTGGGCAACGAGTTGTCCGTGACACCCTATCTATCCGCGCATTTTCCCGGAACCGGCGGGCACATCAAACAGACCCCTGAAGATTTCGAGGTCGAGGAACTTCCCCTGTATCGGCCCTGCGGCGAGGGGGAACATCTGTACCTGTTTGTCGAAAAAAGGGGACTCACCACCCTGGACCTGCTGCGTCACCTGGCCCGCGCTTTCGGGCTGCGCGAACGTGATCTGGGTTACGCGGGGCTCAAGGATGCCCGCGCCCTCACGCGCCAATGGATTTCCCTACCCGGGGTGCGCCGCGAGCAGCTTGGCGAACTCGATCTGCCTGGCGTGCGGATCCTCGAAGCTGACTATCACCGCAACAAGCTGCGCCTCGGTCATCTTGCCGGCAACCAGTTCCGCATCCGCATTCGCGGGGCAAACACCAACACCCTGGAAACCACCCGCGACGTTCTCCACGTCCTCGCGCAGGTGGGCGTCCCCAACATCTTCGGCTCCCAGCGCTATGGCGTGCTCAACAACAGCCATCTCATCGGGCGCGCCCTGGTGGCCGGCGACTTCAACGAAGCGGCCCGGCAGATCCTCGGCGACCCGGCTGCTATTCAGGATCCCCGCTGGCGGCAGGCAGCCCAATCCTTTCGCGACGGCGATTTGAGGGCAGCCCAGGCAGCGCTACCCAGACACATGGCGGATGAACGACGCCTGGTGAATTCGCTAATGTCCGATAAGGATGTGCGCCGTGCTGTCCTGGCCTTTCCTCGACGTAAGCTGCGCCTGTATCTTTCCGCCTGCCAGTCCTGGCTATTTGATCGCCTCGTCGCCATGCGCTTATCGAGCCTTGACGTGCTCTGGCCCGGCGATCTGGCCTATATCCACGGCAAGGGCGCCTGCTTTCAGGTGGATGACCCGAACATCGAGCAACCGCGCGCCGACAAATTTGAAATCAGCCCCTCGGGACCGCTTTTCGGCACCAAAGTGCGCCTGGCGACCGCCCAGGCCGGCCTGCTCGAAGAAAGTCTGCTGGCCGAAGCCGGCTTAAACCTGGAATCCTTCCGCCTGCCCGCCGGCTTGACCATGGAGGGCGAACGGCGTCCGCTGCGGGTGCCTCTGCACCAGCCGGCGGCTCATCCGCTGGACGCTGACCTTGAAGTCACCTTTTCCCTGCCGCGCGGCAGCTACGCCACCAGCGTGATACGCGAGATCATCAAGGACGGCGGCTGCGTCGCCGAAGAACCTGGGCCGGGCGGCGCACAAAACGGCTAAGCAACTTCTCAGGACGCCGCGTCTATGGTAAAGTTTCTCTCACTTCATCCAACCGGCCCGGCCTCTTGCGCCTGCGGCCACGGAGGAACCCCATGACCAGCCGCGCACCGCAGTCAAAACCGCCCAGCGATGATTACCGTGTCAATTTCTTTCGTCCCCGCCCCGGCTACATGCGCCAGAAGGTGACCTACATCTGGGTGCTGCTCACCAGTTGGACAGTCTTTACCTTCGGCTTTCAACTGCTGCTGGCCTGGACCAGCCGCACGCCCGAGGGCGAGGGCCTTTTCACCGATCTCAGCATCTTCGGATTTCCCTTCCATTTCTGGTACAGCGGACATTTTCTGATCGTCTGGTTCATCGTCTTGTGCTTCCTCTTCAATACCTTCGTCGATCGCCTGACCCAAACCTATCGCCCGCGCAAGTAGGAGCTGCCATGATTTTTGAGGGGTTCAAATGGAGCCCGGCCCTGATTCTGCTTCTCACTCTGGGGGCGTTTCTCGTCGCCGGCCTGTTCAGCCGGATTCGCGGCGGCAGTGAATACTATCCGGTTGCCGGCGGCACCACGGGGGTCGTTGGGGCCGGCGCGTCCATCGCCTCGAACTGGATGAGCGCCGCGTCGCTGCTTGGCATCGCCGGCATTTTTTATCTACAGGGCTATTTCGCCCTGGCTTACGTCATCGGCTGGACCGGCGGCTATGTCCTGCTGCTCATCCTGCTTGCCGGGCAATTGCGGCGCTTCGGCAAATTCACCGCACCCGAATTCGTCGAAGAGCGCTACGCTTCACCCGCGGCGCGCCTGCTCTCGGCCATCATCGCCATCATTATTTCCCTGATCTACTGCGTCGCCCAATACAAAGGCATCGGCCTGATTTTCTCCTGGATCTTCGGTTTCGACTACACCCAGTCCCTGCTGTTGGGCGCGGCGGTTGTCATGACCTACATTGTTCTTGCCGGCGCCCTCGGCGCCAATCGCAACCAAAAATTTCACTATACGGTGCTGATTCTGTTTTTCATCGTTCCGCTGATGGTCATCGCCAACAAAATGAACTTTTTCTGGGTCGTGCCTCAGTTCGGCTACGGCCCCGCCCTGCACGAACTCAGCGGGCACACCCGTGGTGCCTTCACCCAGCCTTTTGCCCATGCGGGAGTGCTGCAATGGTGCGCCCTGGCCTTCACTCTGATGGTCGGCACCGCCGGCCTGCCCCATGTGCTGTCGCGCTTCTATACCGCGCCCAACCTGCGCGATGCCCGCTGGAGCGTCCTCTGGGGCATTTTTTTCATCGGCCTGCTGTACTGGAGCGCACCGGCCTACGCCATCTTCGCCCGCATCTGGCAGGCGCGGCGCGGTATCGTGCCCGATGCCGAAACCGCCCGGCAGACCGCGGACATCGTCGTCATCCTGGCGGGCGAGTGGATCGGATTGCCACTGTGGCTCACCGGCATCATCGCCACCGCCGCCATCGCCGCCGCCTTTTCCACCGTGACCGGCCTGCTCATCACCGGTGCCGGTGCCTTCTCCTACGACATCTATTTCCGCCTGCTCAATCCCAACGCCAGCCAGAGCCAGTGCGTGCGGGTCGCCAAGGGCGCAACCCTGGTTATGGCCCTGGTGGTGGTCCTGCTGGCGGTCAATCCGCCGGGGCTGATCGCCGAGATCACCGCCGTGGCCTTCGCTCTGGCCGGCAACACCCTGTTCCCAGTGTTCGTACTCGGTATCTGGTGGGATCGCACCAACAAGTACGGCGCCATCGCCGGCATGCTTACCGGCATAATCGTGACCTTTTCGGCCTTCTTCCTGCCGCAGATGGTGCCCGCCCTGCAAGGGATACTGCACCCGACATCCTCAGCGCTCCTTGGCGTTCCATTGGTTTTCGGCGTAATGATCGGCGTTTCCCTGGTTACCCCGCCGCCGCCGGAAAACATCCGGCGTTTCCTCGCGGAAAAAGTGCATGCCCCCTGACGCGGCCGCCGACCATCGGCGGCGCGCGTGGCGTTGACAGCGTAGCCAGGTTCTGTAAAATGCGAAATTTTAAAACAATGTTCTATTTTTACGGGGATTGTACATGAAGCTGATCCTCTCAGCAGGCAGCCTTCATACCCTGCCCCTGGAAAAAGTCTTTGAACTGGCCAGGGACACAGGTTTCGACGGCGTGGAAGTCATCATCAACTATGACTTCCAGTACCAGGACAATCTCGCCTACGTTCGCGACCTGCAACAGATTCTGCCTATCGCCTCACTGCATGCGCCTTTTTTTGAGATCGACGGCTGGGGGAACAAGATGAATCAGCTCACCCGCACCGCCAATCTCGCCCTGGAGGCCGGCATTCCCTTGATCAACTTCCACCCGCCCTCGTGGATGGCGTTTGAGTGGCGGTTCTGGCGCTGGCTGAAAAAGATCCGTGATTTTCAAGAGCAAATCGGACACAACCAGGTGATCATCACGATGGAGAACATGCCCTGCACCGGCGCCTTCAAAAGCAATCCCTACTATCTCGGCCAGACCCGAAAAATGATTGACTTTCTCAAACACCACAACCTGTTTCTGACTTTCGACACCGCCCACATGGGCACGTCAAAAGCCAACTTTCTAAGTGATTTTCATCTTTTCTACGATTCGGGCATGATGCGCAACATTCATTTCTCCGACTACGGCTATGGAAGGGAACACTTGCTGCCCGGCCATGGCATTCTGCCCCTGACCCGTTTTCTTAACCATCTGCGCGAAACCCAATACAATGAAGCGCTGGTACTCGAACTTACGCCACGAGAATTTCCGGAAGAAGAGGAGATGATTCGCGAGAGTCTGGCGGAAATTTTTTCCTACCTGTGCCAGGAAACCCGCCACCGGGTGCCGTTGCGCGATCAAGATCGCGCGGCTGCGGAGGGAGAGGATGAATTGGTTTCCGAAGAGAACCTCGGCGGGGAGCCGTTGGGGGTTTAGTCGACACGGACTCGGTCGTATCGGCGGACTAGCGGACGATATACACCGAACAGCGGGCGTGCAGGGCGACCTTGGTGGAAACGCTGCCGAGCAGAGCGCGCTTGACGCGCCCGGCCCCCGAGGAGCCGATGACGATGACCGAAATTTCTTCCTGCTCGGCGAAAGCGAGTATTTCTTCCGCCGCATCACCGTAAACCACGACGTTTTCAAGGGCCACTCCGGTTTCGGCGGCGACTTTTTCCACCACATAGAAAATGCGCTTGCGCTGCTCCTCCCAGCCGGGGCGCTCCGTGGGCGGAGGCGAGGGCATGAAATCGGTGAAGGATGGCGCGCGCGTCCCGGGAAGGACAATAATGGCGTAGATTTTGCTTCTGAAACGTGTTCCAGAAGCGACAGCCAGGCGCACGGCCTCCTCGGCCGCCTTGTCCGACTGGGGTGAGCCATCGATGGCCACCAGTATCTTCTTGCTGAGATTAAGCATGTTTTCTCCCCGGTTGCGTACTGAAAGATCCGCAGTCAAAGGTAGCCAACCGGCGGGGTAAAGTCAACAACGGCACGGCGGCGGCCACAGAATTGTTTCATTATGCTTTGTGTTGACTTTCATAAAACAACATTTTATATTTCTTGTGTTTGTTCTACCTCAAAGTCGTGCTGAAACTCATCGCAAACACCTGTACGGCCGGGGTTTGCATGGTCGCGACCACGCATTGTTGCTTGACATATGGTGCATATTCTCTAAGATGGTAAATCTTTTTATTTCCTTTGTCCGCGTAATCGATTCGAAAAAGGATCAAGACCACCATGGCCAGAAAAGAGAAATCCGAATATATCATTCAGGCGGTCTCTCACGCCCTCGATCTGCTTGAGCAGTTTCACGACGATGTCGACGAACTGGGTGTCACAGAGCTGAGCAAACGGCTGAAGCTGCATAAAAACAACGTCTTCCGCCTGCTCGCCACCCTTGAGTCGCGCGGCTACATCGAGCAGAACAAGGCCACCGAGAATTACCGCCTCGGGCTCAAGGCTCTCGAACTCGGACAGACGTTCATCAAGCAAATGGGGCTGTTGCGCCAGGCCAAGCCGATCCTGGAAAAAATCGTTGAGCAGTGCAACGAAACTGCCTATGTCGCCATTTTCAAGGAAGGCTTCATTGTTTATCTTGACGTGGTTGAAACCAATCTGACGGTGCGCGTGGTTTCACGCGTCGGATCGCGCATGCCGGCCTACTGCACCGCCGCGGGCAAGGTTCACCTCGCGCACATGTCCGACGAAGAGGTCGACAGCCTATTGCCGACGCGTGAACTCAAGGCCTTCACGCCCAACACCATCAAGGATCGCGACACCTTGCACCAGCAGTTGCGCGAAGTTCTGGAAAAAGGCTACGCCATCGACGACGAGGAACTTGACCTCGG
The DNA window shown above is from Geoalkalibacter ferrihydriticus DSM 17813 and carries:
- the truD gene encoding tRNA pseudouridine(13) synthase TruD, with translation MTPYLSAHFPGTGGHIKQTPEDFEVEELPLYRPCGEGEHLYLFVEKRGLTTLDLLRHLARAFGLRERDLGYAGLKDARALTRQWISLPGVRREQLGELDLPGVRILEADYHRNKLRLGHLAGNQFRIRIRGANTNTLETTRDVLHVLAQVGVPNIFGSQRYGVLNNSHLIGRALVAGDFNEAARQILGDPAAIQDPRWRQAAQSFRDGDLRAAQAALPRHMADERRLVNSLMSDKDVRRAVLAFPRRKLRLYLSACQSWLFDRLVAMRLSSLDVLWPGDLAYIHGKGACFQVDDPNIEQPRADKFEISPSGPLFGTKVRLATAQAGLLEESLLAEAGLNLESFRLPAGLTMEGERRPLRVPLHQPAAHPLDADLEVTFSLPRGSYATSVIREIIKDGGCVAEEPGPGGAQNG
- a CDS encoding sodium:solute symporter family transporter; its protein translation is MIFEGFKWSPALILLLTLGAFLVAGLFSRIRGGSEYYPVAGGTTGVVGAGASIASNWMSAASLLGIAGIFYLQGYFALAYVIGWTGGYVLLLILLAGQLRRFGKFTAPEFVEERYASPAARLLSAIIAIIISLIYCVAQYKGIGLIFSWIFGFDYTQSLLLGAAVVMTYIVLAGALGANRNQKFHYTVLILFFIVPLMVIANKMNFFWVVPQFGYGPALHELSGHTRGAFTQPFAHAGVLQWCALAFTLMVGTAGLPHVLSRFYTAPNLRDARWSVLWGIFFIGLLYWSAPAYAIFARIWQARRGIVPDAETARQTADIVVILAGEWIGLPLWLTGIIATAAIAAAFSTVTGLLITGAGAFSYDIYFRLLNPNASQSQCVRVAKGATLVMALVVVLLAVNPPGLIAEITAVAFALAGNTLFPVFVLGIWWDRTNKYGAIAGMLTGIIVTFSAFFLPQMVPALQGILHPTSSALLGVPLVFGVMIGVSLVTPPPPENIRRFLAEKVHAP
- a CDS encoding IclR family transcriptional regulator; the protein is MARKEKSEYIIQAVSHALDLLEQFHDDVDELGVTELSKRLKLHKNNVFRLLATLESRGYIEQNKATENYRLGLKALELGQTFIKQMGLLRQAKPILEKIVEQCNETAYVAIFKEGFIVYLDVVETNLTVRVVSRVGSRMPAYCTAAGKVHLAHMSDEEVDSLLPTRELKAFTPNTIKDRDTLHQQLREVLEKGYAIDDEELDLGVRCVAAPIRDYTRRIVGAISVSGPTMRLGEERIAQEIVPLVLESAEELSTRLGFHK
- a CDS encoding sugar phosphate isomerase/epimerase family protein, translated to MKLILSAGSLHTLPLEKVFELARDTGFDGVEVIINYDFQYQDNLAYVRDLQQILPIASLHAPFFEIDGWGNKMNQLTRTANLALEAGIPLINFHPPSWMAFEWRFWRWLKKIRDFQEQIGHNQVIITMENMPCTGAFKSNPYYLGQTRKMIDFLKHHNLFLTFDTAHMGTSKANFLSDFHLFYDSGMMRNIHFSDYGYGREHLLPGHGILPLTRFLNHLRETQYNEALVLELTPREFPEEEEMIRESLAEIFSYLCQETRHRVPLRDQDRAAAEGEDELVSEENLGGEPLGV
- a CDS encoding universal stress protein, with protein sequence MLNLSKKILVAIDGSPQSDKAAEEAVRLAVASGTRFRSKIYAIIVLPGTRAPSFTDFMPSPPPTERPGWEEQRKRIFYVVEKVAAETGVALENVVVYGDAAEEILAFAEQEEISVIVIGSSGAGRVKRALLGSVSTKVALHARCSVYIVR
- a CDS encoding DUF4212 domain-containing protein, coding for MTSRAPQSKPPSDDYRVNFFRPRPGYMRQKVTYIWVLLTSWTVFTFGFQLLLAWTSRTPEGEGLFTDLSIFGFPFHFWYSGHFLIVWFIVLCFLFNTFVDRLTQTYRPRK
- the trmB gene encoding tRNA (guanosine(46)-N7)-methyltransferase TrmB gives rise to the protein MTQRMILINSPFFFSEERVKTVADWSEVFGNSAPLSLEIGCGTGHFIVERARRNPHRNYLAIDIFNRGCHKTCRKLEDEGISNVRVVRAEARHFLSHHIRPASLGEIFINCPDPWPKKRHRRRRLVSAEFLPLMDFALRADGDFYFSSDVADYARDVAHLLSEHPGYGPAHAAPLLNELPDYPRSKYMLRSLEQGGPMYFVHFRRQARNVEVAPPLVGPGFRVNWATSCP